The following nucleotide sequence is from Perca flavescens isolate YP-PL-M2 unplaced genomic scaffold, PFLA_1.0 EPR50_1.1_unplaced_scaf_90, whole genome shotgun sequence.
tactgtatatacggggctccggtgctgcagagcccgggcgcagcgccgctgaccctcggtaatacagcctccggtaaaagtgaaaatgaaaacgtttgtttttattactttaaatCCTAGTTGCTgtatctatctctctccacagcgtcgtttactcctccgccaggctgcgtgagacgcgttcatatcttatttatgtggctggacctcttcacatctccccagcGCTGCTTCACACtgtatttgcttacttgcacggttaaagaaaataaaatacatccatgaataaaaacaaccgcattctgattctaacaacgtatttccgtttcatggttaggacaggaacttcttttaaaagccaggccttgtttgtggttgtggacaccttctacttttactaaagtaaatatgtctctggttatttgtacttttatttaagttctgagattcagtacttcctccaccgcggctcaagctccgacaacctgtctcccaggaggtgcacaggaagtgtcatgtccttatatgggaatgtttggggcgttttcttatgctaattaggaacaactggcacgcgctttcagttacgaagacgtgggattcatcaatcctaagaacaccgGGGGGAActaatctgctgtttaagaacacgtcatgaatccggcgtagacttttcttaggaaccttcttaagaagatatttaagagaaaacttaggaagatattggtgaatgaggcccaatgtttaATTTGCTCATTTTAGTTCCCAAACGTCCCACTCTCGCTCCGTGTCCCCGAACGCCCCGCTGacattttaatataatacagtaataaaaaggaaaaggcCAATCTTGGTTTCTTTCTTAAAGAAATGATTGATAAAAAGAAGAATCTAGGTCACATGAAGAATGTCCAGAGAAAGAGCTTTTAATTCACTTCTGATCAACCAGAACCAGGACACTTCCTGTCCTTCCTGTCCACTTCCTGTCCACTGGACCAGTAGATGACGATGATTATAAGTTTTAATAATTGCGAGACTTTTCTTTGGTGATGGTAAAACTCTTCAGACTCAGAGCTCATATTACATCTACAGCCACATATAGGATACAGATCATCTGGAATTATGGATACATTAATATATGAaacaagtctgtgtgtgtctctgtgtgtgtctctctgtctatgtgtgtctgtgtgtctctgtgtgtgtgtgtgtgtgtgtgtgtgtgtgtgtgtgtctctgtgtgtgtctctgtctatgtgtgtctgtgtgtgtctctgtctgtgtgtctctctgtgtgtgtctgtgtgtgtctctctctgtgtgtctctgtgtgtgtgtctctgtgtgtgtctctctgtgtgtctctctgtgtgtgtctctgtgtgtgtgtgtgtctctgtgtgtctgtgtgtgtctctctgtctatgtgtgtctctgtgtgtctctctgtgtgtctgtctgtctgtgtctctgtgtgtctgtgtgtgtctctgtgtgtgtccctgtgtgtgtatgtgtctctgtctgtgtgtgtgtgtctctgtgtgtgtgtgtgtctctctgtctatgtgtgtctgtgtgtgtctctgtgtgtgtctctgtctgtgtctctgtgtgtctctctctgtgtgtctctgtgtgtgtgtgtgtgtgtgtctctgtgtgtgtccctgtgtgtgtatgtgtgtctctgtctgtgtgtgtgtgtgtctctgtgtgtgtgtgtgtgtgtctgtctgtgtctctgtgtgtctgtgtgtctctctgtgtgtccctgtgtgtgtgtgtgtgtgtgtctctgtctgtgtgtgtgtgtgtgtgtctctgtgtgtgtgtgtgtgtgtgtctctctgtctatgtgtgtctgtgtgtgtctgtgtgtgtctctgtctgtgtctctgtgtgtctctctctgtgtgtctctgtgtgtgtgtgtgtgtgtctctgtgtgtgtccctgtgtgtgtatgtgtgtgtctctgtctgtgtgtgtgtctctgtgtgtgtgtgtgtgtgtgtctctctgtctatgtgtctctgtgtgtgtctctgtctgtgtctctgtgtgtctctctctgtctgtgtgtgtgtgtgtgtgtgtgtgtgtgtataatcttctgaacttaccagctGTTATGTCATTACCCTTTTGTCACCAAGTTTGCCAATCAGTGATCATatcacattattggtgatttatttattgaatctggttatattaatatcaatattactaataatattaacattaatataGAGTGAAAGCACCAACAGTAATACTAACATCTGCTGGCTCTGTACCAGAGAACTCATTATTTCCTTAAACATCTTTCCTTCCACCCATAAAGTCCCATGATGCATCTGTTTGGGGTTTAGACGCCTTCAGCCGTCCCCGTCCTCGTCCTCGTCGTCGTGGTTACCGCGGGTCCGGCGGTCCTCCAGGGCGTCCCGCTGGGCGTGCTGGACGGACACGATGCCGGTCAGCAGGGCGTAGCCCAGCATGGCGCCCAGCGCCGCCAGCGCCGACAGCAGCTGCTTCCGCCGCTTGTTGGGCACGTGGTCAAAGTCTCCgtcaggaggagaggaagaggaggaggaggaggaggaggccttCGCACCGGCACCGCCCTCTGGGACACAacacggaggaggaggaggtcagagacacacaacgcTCATCTGGTTTcagtagagatgcaccaattCTGGTTCCTTtgtttctaaccactttacacacacacacacacacacgcacacacacacacacacacgcacacgcacacgcacacgcacacgcacacgcacacgcacacgcacacacacacgcacacacacacacacacacacacacgcacacacacacacacacacacacacacacacacacacacacacacacacacacacacacacacacacacacacgcacgcacgcacgcacgcacgcacacgcacgcacgcacacacacacacacacacacacacacacacacacacacacacacacacacacacacacgcacacacacacacacacacacacacacacaca
It contains:
- the LOC114552180 gene encoding metaxin-1-like; the encoded protein is PSSLDAYVFGHLAPVLKSKLPNGKLQQHLKSLDNLSNFCSNVLLLYFPRDGREGGAGAKASSSSSSSSSPPDGDFDHVPNKRRKQLLSALAALGAMLGYALLTGIVSVQHAQRDALEDRRTRGNHDDEDEDGDG